The Knoellia sp. S7-12 region GCGCTCGACATCGACGGCACGACGATCAACCATGCCGGCGAGATGTCACCGGTGGTGCGGGACACCGTGCGTGCCGTGGCCCGCGCCGGTCACCACGTGACCATCGCGACTGGCCGCTCGATCATCGCGACGATGCCGATCCTGCACGAGCTGGGCATCGAGACCGGCTATGCCGTGTGCTCCAACGGCGCGGTCACCCTACGACTCGACCCTGCTCTCGAGCGCGGCTACGAAGTGATCGAGGCCGTGACGTTCGACGCGGCACCGGCACTCAACCTCCTGCGCGCGGAATGGCCTGACGCGGTCGTGGCCGTCGAGGAGCTCGGCATCGGCTTCAAGGTCAACGCGCCCTTCCCCGACGGCGAGCTCCAGGGCGACATCACCGTCGTTCCCTGGGACGAGCTCCTCGCCCACCCGGTGACCCGCGTGACCTTCCGAGACCCCACCGGCACGGCCGAGGACTTCATGGACCTCGCCGAGCGGATCGGTCTGCACGGCGTGAACTACTCCGTCGGCTTCACCGCGTGGCTCGACGTCAATCCCGAGGGCGTCAGCAAGGGTTCGGCGCTGGAACTGGTGCGGCGTCAGCTCGGCGTCGAGCCGGCATACACGCTCGCAGTGGGCGACCAGCGCAACGACCTCGAGATGCTCCACTGGGCCGCCCGCGGCGTCGCGATGGGCAACGCACCCGACGAGGTCAAGGCCGTCGCCGACGAGACGACGCTCGATGTCGATGACGACGGGCTCGTTCCTGTGCTCCAATCACTGTTGTGAGTGAAACTGCGCGCAAGGTCGGCGACCACGACATCATCGAGAAGGGTGCCCGTCTGGGGATGGTGATGAGCGGGATCCTCCACCTGGTCATCGCCTGGATCGCCCTCAAGGTCGCGTGGGGCTTCGGCGGCGGCTCCGACAGCGCCGACAAGTCGGGTGCCCTCGACACCGTCGCGGGTGGTGCGACCGGGCCGGTGCTGTTGTGGCTGACCGTGGTCGGCTTCGTCCTCCTCGCGATCTGGCAGGCGAGCGAGGCGGTCGTCGGCCGTCACGGTGGTGAGGCGAGCGACCGGGCCAAGGCAGCGGGCAAGGCGGCGATGTATGTCTTCTTCGCCTACTCCGCGTACGCCGTCACCAAGGGTGCCACCTCCTCGGACGAGCAGAAGACCGATGAGGCCACGGCCGGCCTGATGTCGAGCCCGGGCGGGCGGGTCCTCGTCGGGCTCGTCGCCCTCGCCATCCTCGCGGCGGCGGCCTATCACGTGTGGAAGGGCTGGACCAAGGGCTTCCTCGAGGAGCTGCGGACGCATCCTGCACCGTGGGCCGTGAACGCGGGACGAGCGGGCTATCTCGCCAAGGGTGTTGCCCTCGGCGTGGTCGGGATCCTCTTCGGGTCGGCGGCGCTCTCGTCCAGGGCGGCGGATGCCGGTGGGATCGATGCGGCACTCAAGGAGCTGCGTGATCAGCCCTTCGGCCCCTACCTGCTCACCGTGGTCGCACTCGGCATCGCCGCCTACGGCGTCTACTCCTTCGTCAAGGCGCGCCTCGCCAAGCTCTGAGCTCCGTTCGCGCCTTCGCAGGCGCAAGGGAGAATGACGCGTATGCCGTCCCGTCCCGATCTCGAGATCACCTCACCTGCCAACCCGCGCCTCAAGCAGCTCGTCGGGCTGCGTCGTCGACGGGTCCGTGACGAGGCCGGAGTGACCGTGGTCGAGGGTTTTGAGGAGCTGGGGCTGGCCCTTGACGCGGGAGTGCGGCCACGGACGCTCTTCTATTCGCCCGAGCTCATGCTCGACGCGCAGGTGCAGCTGCGAGTCGTCGACGACGTCCGGGCGTCCGGGGTCGAGACGGTCCGGGTGTCGCGGGGTGCGTTCGAGAAGGTGGCCTATCGCGAGGGCCCGGACGGGTTCATCGCCCTGGTCCCGGCTGTCCGTGCGGGCTTGGCCGATCTCGAACTACCTTCTGCTCCGCTGCTGCTCGTCTGTGAGGGCCTCGAGAAGCCCGGCAATCTCGGGGCCATGCTGCGCACCGCTGATGCCGCCGGTGTGGATGCGGTCATCGCCGTCGACCCTGTCACCGACTGGGGCAACCCCAACGTCGTGCGTGGGTCCAAGGGGACCGTCTTCTCGGTCCCGGTGGCGAGTGCCACGCTCGACGAGACGCTCGCCTGGCTGCGGGAGGGCGGCATACGTCTCGTGGCGACCACCCCGGACACCGAGACGCTTCACACCGACGCCGACCTCACGGGAGGCGTGGCCATCGCGGTCGGCACCGAGAAGTTTGGGCTCACCGACGAGGCACTGCGGTCGGCTGAGATGCGCGTGCGCATCCCCATGCGCGGACAGGTGAACTCGCTCAACGCCTCGGCCGCCGCGGCGATCGTCGTCTATGAGGCAGTGCGCCAGCGCTCCCAGTGACTCACGAGGCGACTGAGAGTCACGGACGCCTCACCAGCACCACCCGTGTCAAGAGCACCCTCTGAGGTGTGTCACGATATCGGCATGCGAGTCGACCATGTTGTCTATGCCGCAGAGAACGACGGGGCGCGAGCCACGGCCGCACGTCTGGCCGAGCAGCTCGGAGTAGCAGCCGTCGACGGGGGTGTGCATCCGCGCTTCGGGACGCGCAACGTCATCCTGCCTCTGCTCGGTGATCGTTATCTCGAAGTTGTCGAGGTGCTTGACCACCCCGCGTCCGACAAGGCCCCTTTCGGGCAGGTCGTGCGTGCGCGCTCCGAGGCTGGCGGTGGCTGGCTCGGTTGGGTCGTGAGCGTCGACGACATCACCAAGCAGGAGCAGCGCCTGGGCCGTGAGTCGGTCACGGGCAACCGCCACCGACCCGATGGTGTCGAGCTGCGCTGGCAGCAGCTGGGGGTCAAGGGTCTGCAGTCCGACCCGCAGCTGCCGTTCTTCGTCCAGTGGGCCGAGGGCACGCAGCACCCGTCGGGTGTCGGCGCCACGCAGGTGGCCCTGCGTTCGGTTGAGATCGCTGGCGACCCCGACCGTGTGCGTGACTGGGTCGGTGTCGATGAGGACTACGTCCCCGCCGACGTCGAGTTCAACTTCATCGCCCCCCGTGGCAACCCGGGCATCCTGTCGGTGACGTTCGAGACTCCTGACGGCCCCGTCACCGTCTGACCCAAGCCACCCGGCATACCCGAAAGTGCCCCGCCTGCGACCACGGTCCGGCGGGGCACTTCGCTGTTCAAGGGGTCAGTCCAGGTGGTCGACGAGCTCCGGAGCGATCCCGACATAGCTCTGGGGAGTCATCGCGGCGAGGCGATCCTCGACATCCTTGGGCAGGCCCAGGCCGCGGACGAACTCGACAAGCTCGGGCTGACCGATCCGACGCCCACGGGTGAGTTCCTTGAGTCGCTCGTAGGGCTCTTCCATGCCGGGCACTCCTTGGGCGCCGAGCGCGCGCATCGCCGACTGGATGGGCTCGCCGAGCACCTCCCAGTTGCCGTCGAGGTCGCGTTCCATCGCGGCAGGCACGGCGTCGAGACCGGCGAGGCCACGCGTCGCGTTGTCGAGGGCGAGGAGCGAGTGGCCCAGCGCGACACCGATGTTGCGCTGCATCGACGAGTCGGTGAGGTCGCGCTGGAGGCGGGACTGCACGAGCGTGGAGGCGAGGACGTCGAGGAGGGCGTTGCTGACCTCGAGGTTGGCCTCGGCGTTCTCGAAGCGGATGGGGTTGACCTTGTGCGGCATCGTCGAGCTGCCGACGGTGCCCTGACCGCGGACCTGGGCGAAGTAGCCCATTGAGATGTAGGTCCAGACGTCGGTGCACATGTTGTGGAGCACGCGGTTGAAGCGAGCGACGTCGGCATAGAGCTCGGCCTGCCAGTCGTGGCTCTCGATCTGGGTGGTGAGCGGGTTCCAGGTGAGGCCGAGGCCCTCGACGAAGGACTCGCTGATGTCCTCCCAATCGGCCTCGGGCACAGCGGCGAGGTGCGCGCCATAGGTGCCGGTCGCACCGTTGAGCTTGCCCAGGAACTCGCCGTCCTCGACCCGACGAAGCTGACGCTGCAGGCGCCAGGCCAGCACGGCCAGCTCCTTGCCCAGCGTCGAGGGAGTCGCGGGCTGACCGTGGGTGTGGGAGAGCAGCGGGACCGCACGCAGGTCCGAGGCCATCGTCGACAGGGCCTCGACGAGGGCACTCGCCCGCGGCAGCCACACATCCTCGATGGCGCCCTGCACCATGAGGGCGTAGGACAGGTTGTTGATGTCCTCGCTCGTGCAGCAGAAGTGGATGAGCTCGGCGAGGCCCTTGTCGTCGTCAGCGGGCGCGATCTCGGCGAGGCGCTTCTTGAGGAAGTACTCGACCGCCTTGACGTCGTGCTGGGTGACCTTCTCGGTCTGCGCCATCTCGGCGATCTCGTCCGGGCCGAAGTCCTCGACGATCTGGCGGAGCCGTGACTTCTCGTCGTCGGTGAGCGTGCGGACGCCGGGCACGACCTCACGGTCGGTCAGGTGGATGAGCCACTCGATCTCGACGTGGATCCGCTGCCGGTTGAGCGCCGGCTCGGACAGGTGGTCGACGAGAGGAGCCACCGCACCGCGATAGCGACCGTCGAGGGCGCCGAGCGCGATGGAGGGAGTGACGTCAGCAAGAGAACCCATGGGCGCATTCTCCCATTGGCTCCACCGGGGCCTGATGCCACATCGATCTAGACTCCGGGGGTGTTCATCCCCACCAGCACGCCCGGTGAGTCCTCACCCGTGCATCCCGAGGTCGTGCGGCGGCTGCTGCACTCGGAGCCGTTTGCCAGGAGCCGGCTTCTCGCGGAGCGGCTAGACACCGACCCCATGATGCTCGAGGAGCTGCTCGACCTCGTGCGGTTGCGCCGCGTGGAGAACAATCCCCGCCTTGCACCGCTCGCCGGGCTCATCGCGCAGGCCGTGGACTGGTTGAGCGCGTCGGCCTTCGACGCGGATGGCTCAGCGGCACTCGTCGCCAGGCGCCGCATGACGATGGCTGCTCTCATCTATCTCGTCGACTTCGATGACGTCATCCCCGACGACGTGGTGCGTGGAACCGTCGATGACTTCGTGGTGCTGGACTTCGTCCTCAACCGCGCCCTGGATCCTTCTGGGCGCTGATGGGCGGCGTGCCTCAGTTGAGGATCCACACCGTGACCGTCCACAGCCCGACGCCCAAGAGGGCCACGAGCGAGAGTGCAAGCACGATCCAGAAGGTGGGCATGACGATGTCCCCGAGGCGCTCCATGGCACTGGACTCGTGGGGTGGCAGGCCGCGCTGCTTGCGTTGGTAGCGCCGGATCCTGGCGCGCTCGGCCTCCTGTGCCTCCGCCTCGAGGTGGATCAGATGACGCTCGGACGCAAAAGCCGCGCGCAACGGTGCCGGAATCGCGCGCCATTGGGCGTCGGCATCACCGTGCTGCTCGCGCCACGCGGCGACAGATTCCTGGGCGACTACGCCGTCGCGTCCGGTGACGAACCACAGCGCACCCGCAGCCGGCAGGTCCTGCATGGAGTGGTGAACCCGAGCCAGCTCATCCGCAACGACTGCGTCCGGCCGATGCGCCAGGAGCCCGGTCAAACGGGCGCGCGCCTTCCACGCACGGCCATCGGCCGCGTCGCGTCGAGCCCGCTCCAGTGCATCCATGGTGAGAATCGTGGGGCTGCACCACTGTCGGCGCAAGCGCATATTCGGCAGAGGACGGGTGCTTTCAGTTGTGCCGGCGGCTCGCGATCCTGGTTGTGAAGGCGAGTCGCTGTGCAACACTGGCGCTCCGGTTTGCGGGGAGCTGCAGAGGTCGAGGGGCCCAGATGACGGATCGGCCAGCTGTGCCGCTTGCTGAGAAGCGCAGTCAGGTGCTCGTGTCCGTGGCGCTCTGCGTCGCGGCTGCCCTCGTGCCCGTCACCTCGCTGGCGGTGGTCCCCCACGATTCTCCGATTCCTTTCGTTGTGGCGGTGATCCTGCAGGCGTTCGCCCTGACGTGGCTCGCCCGCATTGCATGGTCGTGGCGGCGTCCACGGCGAAGCCCCCGCGCAACCGACTTCGTGCTGGTGGCGGTGGCGCTCGTGACCGGAACGATCGCCCTCGTGCTGTTCAGGGAGATCGCCCAGAGTTTCGGCATCCGAGGCAGTGCGCTGCCACGTGTCCGGAGCGGTGCTGCTGACGCTGTGGACTACGCCTACCTCAGCGCGACGGTGGTGGTCGTCGCCGTGATGGCGGTGGCGGTTGGCCTCTTCGTGCTTTTGACACGGAGCATGGCCACGGTGCGTGCGCTGTCGCAGAGGGCAGGGGTCACCTCGGGCGAGGCCGTCGACGCGGTTGAGGCTATGTTTGCCGTCCCGGATGAACCTCGCCAGACCGTGGCTGTCACTTCTGCGAGTGATTCGTTCTGGCGACGGTTGATGGGTCGCTCGGCCTGGGTGCTGTTCGCGATCTGCGCCGTGCTGAGCCTGCCCGGGTTGTGGCTGGTGGCCGCCGACTACCTGGGCAATCTGGGGGTGGTGGGTGGCGCCATCCTCTACATCAGTGCGCCGGTGACGGCGTGGGCCGTCCTGCAGTCGGTGTGGCGCCGCGACAAGGAGCTCGGCGTCCTGATACCCGCTGTGTACCGCTGTATCGTCGTTCCATTTGTCACCGCGCCGCCGATCGGGTTGCTGCAGCTGCTCGTCGTCCACCTGCCCGCATTCTCCGAGCGGGTGCGCTCGTTCCAGCGCCCCGAGGAGATGTACGAGGGCCACTACTGGTTCCCGCTTGAGGACACCTCCCTGTTCACCTTCTTCGCGGTCGATGTGGTGCTCGGTGGAGTGGCGTTCGCGATGGCGGCAGGCCTCTTCGTGGCAGTGTTTCTCGTCCTGCCGATCACGGCCTTCCGTGATCCT contains the following coding sequences:
- a CDS encoding VOC family protein is translated as MRVDHVVYAAENDGARATAARLAEQLGVAAVDGGVHPRFGTRNVILPLLGDRYLEVVEVLDHPASDKAPFGQVVRARSEAGGGWLGWVVSVDDITKQEQRLGRESVTGNRHRPDGVELRWQQLGVKGLQSDPQLPFFVQWAEGTQHPSGVGATQVALRSVEIAGDPDRVRDWVGVDEDYVPADVEFNFIAPRGNPGILSVTFETPDGPVTV
- the purB gene encoding adenylosuccinate lyase; protein product: MGSLADVTPSIALGALDGRYRGAVAPLVDHLSEPALNRQRIHVEIEWLIHLTDREVVPGVRTLTDDEKSRLRQIVEDFGPDEIAEMAQTEKVTQHDVKAVEYFLKKRLAEIAPADDDKGLAELIHFCCTSEDINNLSYALMVQGAIEDVWLPRASALVEALSTMASDLRAVPLLSHTHGQPATPSTLGKELAVLAWRLQRQLRRVEDGEFLGKLNGATGTYGAHLAAVPEADWEDISESFVEGLGLTWNPLTTQIESHDWQAELYADVARFNRVLHNMCTDVWTYISMGYFAQVRGQGTVGSSTMPHKVNPIRFENAEANLEVSNALLDVLASTLVQSRLQRDLTDSSMQRNIGVALGHSLLALDNATRGLAGLDAVPAAMERDLDGNWEVLGEPIQSAMRALGAQGVPGMEEPYERLKELTRGRRIGQPELVEFVRGLGLPKDVEDRLAAMTPQSYVGIAPELVDHLD
- a CDS encoding DUF6584 family protein, which codes for MDALERARRDAADGRAWKARARLTGLLAHRPDAVVADELARVHHSMQDLPAAGALWFVTGRDGVVAQESVAAWREQHGDADAQWRAIPAPLRAAFASERHLIHLEAEAQEAERARIRRYQRKQRGLPPHESSAMERLGDIVMPTFWIVLALSLVALLGVGLWTVTVWILN
- a CDS encoding HAD family hydrolase — protein: MTVTPHLVALDIDGTTINHAGEMSPVVRDTVRAVARAGHHVTIATGRSIIATMPILHELGIETGYAVCSNGAVTLRLDPALERGYEVIEAVTFDAAPALNLLRAEWPDAVVAVEELGIGFKVNAPFPDGELQGDITVVPWDELLAHPVTRVTFRDPTGTAEDFMDLAERIGLHGVNYSVGFTAWLDVNPEGVSKGSALELVRRQLGVEPAYTLAVGDQRNDLEMLHWAARGVAMGNAPDEVKAVADETTLDVDDDGLVPVLQSLL
- a CDS encoding DUF1206 domain-containing protein is translated as MSETARKVGDHDIIEKGARLGMVMSGILHLVIAWIALKVAWGFGGGSDSADKSGALDTVAGGATGPVLLWLTVVGFVLLAIWQASEAVVGRHGGEASDRAKAAGKAAMYVFFAYSAYAVTKGATSSDEQKTDEATAGLMSSPGGRVLVGLVALAILAAAAYHVWKGWTKGFLEELRTHPAPWAVNAGRAGYLAKGVALGVVGILFGSAALSSRAADAGGIDAALKELRDQPFGPYLLTVVALGIAAYGVYSFVKARLAKL
- a CDS encoding RNA methyltransferase produces the protein MPSRPDLEITSPANPRLKQLVGLRRRRVRDEAGVTVVEGFEELGLALDAGVRPRTLFYSPELMLDAQVQLRVVDDVRASGVETVRVSRGAFEKVAYREGPDGFIALVPAVRAGLADLELPSAPLLLVCEGLEKPGNLGAMLRTADAAGVDAVIAVDPVTDWGNPNVVRGSKGTVFSVPVASATLDETLAWLREGGIRLVATTPDTETLHTDADLTGGVAIAVGTEKFGLTDEALRSAEMRVRIPMRGQVNSLNASAAAAIVVYEAVRQRSQ